One window of Mesorhizobium sp. PAMC28654 genomic DNA carries:
- a CDS encoding DUF3830 family protein, which translates to MTSRAIIITEPRSELSVTSLLLPQKAPENAAFLWAYLEQPRVVPGIHAMWTGPEISCPVPSMHLEGQSYATPLPAENATLTPQPGDIVLSYVPPRMWGGSPNAIFDIGLFYGQGARLLFPIGWLAGSVVAQVRPEERDRFTAACGIIRRNGACDVTFTRVEI; encoded by the coding sequence ATGACCAGCCGCGCCATCATCATCACCGAACCCCGTTCCGAGCTCTCGGTCACGTCGCTGCTGTTGCCGCAAAAGGCGCCTGAGAATGCCGCCTTTCTCTGGGCCTATCTCGAGCAGCCGCGCGTCGTGCCGGGCATCCATGCGATGTGGACAGGCCCGGAAATCTCCTGCCCGGTCCCCTCCATGCATCTGGAGGGGCAGTCCTACGCAACGCCCCTGCCGGCGGAGAATGCAACGCTGACGCCGCAGCCTGGCGATATCGTGCTCTCCTATGTGCCGCCGCGCATGTGGGGCGGCAGTCCCAACGCGATTTTCGATATCGGCCTGTTCTACGGGCAGGGCGCGCGCCTGCTGTTCCCGATCGGCTGGCTCGCCGGCAGCGTCGTCGCGCAGGTGCGCCCCGAAGAGCGTGACCGGTTCACGGCCGCCTGTGGCATCATCCGCCGCAACGGCGCCTGCGACGTCACCTTCACGCGCGTGGAGATTTGA
- a CDS encoding TIGR04076 family protein, producing the protein MADDSFELFDLRVEAVIPEGKPIYCGAKAGDYFELKGEMLSMPAGQGFSIYSLAAVLPLLAAKQRPTDRNDWMTSDAEIACPDPNCASRLRIVRTGKRRFSHAETTAVPLPKENEAR; encoded by the coding sequence ATGGCCGACGATAGTTTCGAACTCTTCGATCTTCGCGTCGAGGCGGTCATCCCCGAGGGAAAGCCGATCTATTGCGGCGCCAAGGCAGGCGACTATTTCGAACTCAAGGGCGAGATGCTGTCGATGCCGGCGGGGCAGGGTTTTTCGATCTACTCGCTTGCCGCCGTGTTGCCGTTGCTCGCGGCCAAGCAGCGCCCGACCGACAGGAACGACTGGATGACGTCGGACGCCGAGATCGCCTGTCCGGACCCGAATTGCGCCAGCCGGTTGCGGATCGTCAGAACCGGAAAGCGGCGGTTCAGCCACGCCGAAACGACGGCCGTGCCGCTGCCGAAGGAGAATGAAGCCAGATGA
- a CDS encoding aldo/keto reductase: MTARTFELSPGYAISRVIRGGWQLAGGHGAIDREQAVSDLIATFDAGIWTYDCADIYTGVEELIGAARLRLASERGHDVAARMRVHTKMVPDLERLSNISRDYIRGIVEQSLRRLKTERLDLVQFHWWDYAQPRYVDAMGWLNELRLEGKVRNLGTTNFDTQRLTEILDAGIPLVSQQLQYSVLDQRPAKSLAALAKQNGVNFLCYGSVAGGFLSDRWLGAVEPDMPLENRSLVKYKLIIDDFGGWELFQQLLRTLKSVGDRHGVDIATMASAWVLEQPQVAAVIVGARNQAHALANARIMDIALDADDRSRIAAVIAQGNGLEGDVYTLERDRHGRHGSIMHYNLNAGKK, from the coding sequence ATGACCGCCAGGACCTTCGAACTCAGCCCCGGCTATGCGATCTCGCGCGTCATTCGCGGCGGCTGGCAGCTTGCCGGCGGGCATGGAGCGATCGATCGCGAGCAAGCGGTCAGCGACCTGATCGCCACATTTGACGCGGGCATCTGGACCTATGATTGCGCCGATATCTATACCGGCGTGGAGGAGTTGATTGGTGCCGCGCGACTGCGGCTGGCCAGCGAGCGCGGTCACGACGTCGCCGCCAGGATGAGGGTGCACACCAAGATGGTGCCCGATCTCGAAAGGCTGTCGAACATCAGCCGCGACTATATCCGCGGCATCGTCGAGCAATCGCTGCGCCGGCTAAAGACCGAGCGGCTCGACCTCGTGCAGTTCCACTGGTGGGACTATGCGCAACCTCGCTATGTCGATGCCATGGGCTGGCTCAACGAGCTTCGTCTTGAAGGCAAGGTGCGCAATCTCGGCACAACCAACTTCGACACGCAGCGCCTGACCGAGATCCTCGATGCGGGTATTCCGCTGGTCAGCCAGCAGCTGCAGTATTCCGTGCTCGACCAGCGGCCGGCCAAGAGCCTTGCGGCACTGGCGAAACAGAACGGGGTCAATTTCCTCTGCTATGGTTCCGTCGCCGGCGGGTTCCTCAGCGACAGATGGCTTGGCGCAGTCGAGCCCGACATGCCGCTCGAAAACCGCTCGCTGGTCAAATACAAGCTGATCATCGATGACTTTGGCGGCTGGGAGCTCTTCCAGCAATTGCTGCGCACACTCAAATCCGTTGGCGATCGCCATGGTGTCGACATCGCCACCATGGCCAGTGCCTGGGTGCTCGAGCAGCCGCAAGTGGCGGCCGTGATCGTCGGCGCCCGCAACCAGGCGCACGCGCTCGCCAATGCGCGGATCATGGACATTGCGCTCGATGCCGATGATCGGTCCCGGATTGCCGCCGTGATCGCGCAAGGCAATGGTCTTGAGGGAGATGTCTACACGCTGGAGCGCGACCGTCACGGCCGCCACGGCTCGATCATGCATTACAACCTGAACGCGGGGAAGAAATGA
- a CDS encoding ABC transporter ATP-binding protein, with product MSETIEGGLHAPVLTAKNVVRRFGGLVAVNDVSFEVRQGEILGLIGPNGAGKTTMFDLLAGSILPTSGEILLNGVNVSGEAAHRRIGRGLGRTFQIPRPLPNLTLIENVVLAAQGQSGERLLANFVTPWRVAAEEKAAETKACELLELVALARLAHEPARVLSGGQRKLLELARVMMADPAIILLDEPAAGVNATLLEVIIDRIRDINARGITFLLIEHNIDMVTRLCHRVLVMAGGQLLCEGTADEVARDPRVIEAYLGGAAAA from the coding sequence ATGAGCGAGACGATCGAAGGAGGACTCCACGCGCCGGTTCTGACGGCGAAAAACGTCGTCCGGCGCTTTGGCGGGCTGGTCGCGGTCAACGATGTCTCATTCGAGGTCCGCCAGGGGGAGATACTCGGCCTCATCGGCCCGAACGGCGCCGGCAAGACCACGATGTTCGACCTGCTGGCCGGCAGTATTCTGCCGACCAGCGGCGAAATCCTCCTCAACGGCGTCAACGTGTCGGGCGAAGCCGCGCATCGCCGCATCGGCCGTGGCCTTGGCCGCACGTTCCAGATCCCCCGCCCCCTACCCAATCTGACGCTGATCGAGAACGTCGTGCTTGCCGCGCAGGGGCAATCCGGAGAGCGGCTGCTCGCCAACTTCGTCACACCTTGGCGGGTTGCCGCCGAGGAGAAAGCCGCCGAGACAAAGGCTTGCGAATTGCTCGAACTCGTCGCCCTTGCCCGTCTCGCCCACGAGCCGGCGCGCGTGTTGTCCGGCGGCCAGCGCAAGCTGCTTGAACTCGCCCGGGTGATGATGGCTGATCCGGCGATCATCCTGCTCGATGAGCCGGCGGCCGGCGTCAACGCAACACTGCTCGAAGTCATCATCGACCGTATCCGTGACATCAATGCCCGAGGCATCACCTTCCTGCTGATCGAGCACAACATCGACATGGTGACGCGGCTCTGCCACCGCGTCCTCGTCATGGCCGGCGGCCAGTTGCTCTGCGAAGGCACGGCCGATGAGGTGGCGCGCGATCCGCGCGTCATCGAGGCCTATCTCGGAGGGGCGGCAGCGGCATGA
- a CDS encoding ABC transporter substrate-binding protein, whose amino-acid sequence MTKTILKITTALALLTAAGAAHAADCKITVGLVMELTGPAGEYGQAGAKSVEMAFRDINDAGGVRGCDLATDTRDSQSQGNIAVDAATQLVQVKKVPVIIGGIISSVSIPILTSVTAPAKIVQVSPASSSPTLTTLGRDGKTNGIFFRTITSDALQGVAAAKYAVDKGFKKLAIIHVNNDFGVNMAAEFSRAYKALGGTIVSDTPYNEKQSSYASEVTAAMSGEPDGLYLVSTPVDGATIARTWISQGGVQKFLLNDGMNSPDFIESVGADYLKDAYGTSSGTSPTVSTDYFMKNYKAFSGIEPSNPAADRSYDAGAIVGLAIAIAGSEDPAKIKDAMYKAVDPAGTPIFAGKEEFAKALGLIKDGKPIRYEGVIGPVAFDKYGDITGPFRLWKITDGKVTTDGEMTTDDVNALQAKLQ is encoded by the coding sequence ATGACCAAGACGATACTGAAAATCACCACCGCGCTCGCGCTGCTGACCGCAGCCGGCGCGGCCCACGCCGCCGATTGCAAGATCACCGTCGGCCTCGTCATGGAACTGACCGGTCCGGCCGGCGAATATGGCCAGGCAGGCGCCAAGTCTGTCGAAATGGCGTTCCGCGACATCAACGATGCCGGCGGCGTGCGCGGTTGCGATCTCGCCACCGACACGCGTGACAGCCAGAGCCAGGGCAACATCGCGGTCGACGCCGCGACCCAGCTGGTTCAGGTGAAGAAAGTGCCCGTCATCATCGGCGGCATCATCTCCTCCGTGTCGATCCCGATCCTGACCTCGGTCACCGCTCCGGCCAAGATCGTCCAGGTGTCGCCGGCCTCCTCATCGCCGACGCTGACGACGCTGGGACGCGACGGTAAGACCAACGGCATCTTCTTCCGCACCATCACCTCGGATGCGCTGCAGGGTGTTGCTGCCGCCAAATACGCTGTCGACAAGGGCTTCAAGAAGCTTGCGATCATCCACGTCAACAACGACTTCGGCGTCAACATGGCGGCGGAATTCTCGCGCGCCTACAAGGCGCTCGGCGGCACCATCGTCTCCGACACGCCCTACAATGAAAAGCAGTCAAGCTACGCGTCTGAAGTCACGGCAGCGATGTCAGGTGAACCGGATGGCCTCTATCTCGTCAGCACGCCCGTCGACGGGGCGACCATCGCCCGCACATGGATATCGCAGGGCGGCGTCCAGAAATTTCTGCTCAATGACGGCATGAACAGCCCGGACTTCATCGAATCCGTCGGCGCCGACTATCTGAAGGATGCCTATGGCACCTCTTCCGGCACCAGCCCGACCGTATCGACCGACTACTTCATGAAGAACTACAAGGCATTCTCCGGCATCGAACCGTCGAACCCGGCGGCCGATCGTTCCTATGATGCCGGCGCCATCGTCGGACTTGCCATCGCCATTGCCGGCTCCGAGGATCCGGCCAAGATCAAGGACGCGATGTACAAGGCCGTCGATCCGGCGGGCACGCCGATCTTTGCCGGCAAGGAGGAGTTCGCCAAGGCGCTCGGCCTGATCAAGGACGGCAAGCCGATCCGCTACGAAGGCGTCATCGGTCCGGTTGCCTTCGACAAATATGGCGACATCACCGGCCCGTTCCGCCTCTGGAAGATCACCGACGGCAAGGTGACCACCGACGGCGAAATGACGACGGATGACGTCAACGCCCTGCAGGCGAAGCTTCAGTAG
- a CDS encoding GntR family transcriptional regulator, with amino-acid sequence MQKAAIEKNNGSIAAQLTPVGRETVQDRVYSELRRALIGGLFEPSQVLTIRGLAEALVTSTMPVREALGRLITEKALEALPNRSVRVPPITLERMDDLLRARSLIEGEAIALAATRMSPRQIASIEALLGEWDEMRALKQKKDIDREATLNQSFHFEIYRCCGSAVLIPMIESLWLQSGPCIRVAIYAFSEAGEVDTAHYHRGIVAALAKQDAQAAREALVADISRPFAFLRDKLQSAKD; translated from the coding sequence ATGCAAAAGGCTGCCATCGAAAAGAACAATGGGTCGATCGCGGCCCAGCTCACGCCGGTCGGCCGCGAGACAGTGCAGGACCGTGTCTATTCCGAACTGCGCCGGGCATTGATCGGCGGCCTCTTCGAGCCAAGCCAGGTCCTGACCATCCGTGGTCTCGCCGAGGCGCTGGTCACCTCGACGATGCCGGTGCGCGAGGCGCTGGGGCGGCTGATCACGGAAAAGGCGCTGGAGGCGCTTCCCAACCGGTCCGTGAGGGTGCCTCCGATCACATTGGAGCGTATGGACGACCTCTTGCGCGCCCGCTCCCTCATCGAGGGCGAAGCGATCGCGCTTGCCGCCACGCGCATGAGCCCGCGCCAGATCGCGTCCATCGAAGCCCTGCTCGGCGAGTGGGACGAGATGCGCGCGCTGAAGCAAAAGAAAGACATCGATCGCGAAGCCACGCTCAACCAGAGCTTCCATTTCGAAATCTACCGCTGTTGCGGTTCTGCCGTGCTGATCCCGATGATCGAAAGCCTCTGGCTCCAGTCCGGGCCCTGCATCCGCGTTGCGATCTATGCCTTTTCCGAGGCCGGCGAGGTCGATACCGCCCACTATCACCGTGGCATCGTCGCGGCGCTCGCCAAGCAGGATGCGCAGGCCGCGCGCGAGGCGCTGGTGGCTGACATCAGTCGCCCCTTCGCCTTCCTGCGCGACAAACTCCAATCCGCGAAGGACTGA